A single region of the Bicyclus anynana chromosome 16, ilBicAnyn1.1, whole genome shotgun sequence genome encodes:
- the LOC112048164 gene encoding uncharacterized protein LOC112048164: MAFMMPVVKNDWDIYNSQRSRRTSESADKAGIGGRVRKVSESRSEGPVLSPRSAALSPHRSAPAMRSLSYCRAPPSRVSLRQYENLKGSASPPSAKETEKFHSRARAGSPERRSRCGACMPYL; this comes from the exons ATGGCGTTCATGATGCCAGTAGTGAAGAACGATTGGGACATTTACAACTCGCAGCGATCGCGGCGGACTTCGGAGTCGGCGGACAAGGCGGGGATCGGCGGCCGGGTGCGAAAGGTGTCCGAGTCTCGCTCCGAGGGGCCCGTGTTGTCTCCACGCAGCGCCGCGTTGAGCCCGCATCGCAGCGCTCCAGCCATGCGTTCGCTGTCGTACTGCCGCGCGCCGCCCAGCCGCGTCTCCTTGCGACAGTACGAAAACCTGAAGGGCTCGGCTAGTCCACCCAGCGCCAAGGAAACTGAGAAGTTCCACAGCAG GGCGCGAGCGGGCTCCCCCGAGCGACGCTCGCGTTGCGGCGCCTGCATGCCCTACCTGTGA
- the LOC112048166 gene encoding gamma-tubulin complex component 6 — MNFHSKFSPESAGVYELITKLCENTAAEYCVQSRVSQKALTAKLRSQAYEIILKRSPSEIPESSVDPVIDLLSHYFVSQQTAKNVAEYKRSIKLKELVNTIRCMDFGDKTEYVHQVLKLLNCLKNSVPQDLSTEMYQNPFSFGLLNEMLPKPKIEVFGSPEPYPYYPQYVFELPYSVKCSAFTPNYTSQCNTEVTIELFNSRGAHPENQSQSGTVKTLFSPMTLPSMTSTAFSPYCDSVMLNFPHLKNPRDIQISCSQSTETNAKVTLASTEMETKEVFHKPNTVDIWELASQVDKDIPEDIWDIVAKMPQTKERQLISTSIREVALWRKIYRSDLQDLSVISEKQFIRHIMYLIIGVETDSFKFNEESKSFNMKDNLVLEGISKEHLKSYVAPLLLVGTFYKRLSNFAFHHTAEDYFHSKGLVFEAAREVIRRYLLEFRLLATSIYEENCRSTEDLNTMPTLIQILYHIKPLQYEIETIASIYKVLDIDSTSIPFGAELMSYLFNEISLVTHKRTAQILYNSLFYICSVYFKFIERFIFEGEIDDNYGEFFIRKDASFVNSRSKRYWDKGFHITCGVAIPDFLRQLTSIILLCGKSFRLLKHCNPSDPLVLLISSDHPSVRCCASFDELEQQQQLLDVYRTRCLFVTGELVTFEQILLKREAERKAFTEMASLKQAETMEKIVAERKRLAQLIIAEKQHSLRVLEAAMAEAKAAKIKAKKREKKICELEKAVEKATEEVDSKLKDDERSKMMEYYSKLNVEVEKSKIHTEWKIKRLQLDQTRMQLLSTEERNLKREKLELEHQRNESVMAMSIQSDFKSEDDVDNLDNNNGDVEGNSKTTDSTPSIEVIEESECPDVSEQIKNKQKAQTSSDVFNAICNVAKSFFGVSKSKPENPCDNEIEVDAQGNVVTTETNPKDTGTSSNIIGAQLDNTFDNLQFLERNQEALKNKQKVLSHEFGQTDTENNRIRNPTLKQSSLDEENNIEEEWSPYVEAKKNRQKVLDVEFDIVTQDKIVTEPRTEAQKEALINKQKVLGVEYNIPALKVTTKEPVNIAQEEAIRNRSKVLGSEYEDRLNSTKKYDSARKSGLRLNLKPYSESSLNLQNLAVTPNPGAITPGEMYSTLDLETPTTAEIPLDCGMTSDVFTPRSEGGKDLESGKVKPDKEFLTSNGFNFSIIVDETAESEVINDVQNDISPENSPSKSVDSSDIPIFSKRTSIFNIIDGSYNLESFDPFGVKHLQNYSKDYFTNKLNDEDSFYTHPAIIMEEVKKRPYNNIFASHRDIEKDENICWENKATLTACLQRSVMLPLTYQLEVVNNSILTHFLVNLDLYEHLRSLKDYFFLMDGEFSRSICHNLFTKLTKTLNPQELLNFATLHNILDKALGSSISHVHKFSENLSFTITESPLSFQHSSPDVLQCLSLTYSVSWPLNIILSQEALLRYAKVFQFLVKMRRIFWVLSEDFESLKLTAKLSKHHSRKLLKSPQYISVQIYRHVIASLIRALDNYIVTTCILTSWMEFEKDLKKARTLDDLYECHVVYIKKVLFRCLLNKRSMPVNRILNDIFTMALKFSRVLKAGEWQQKEPNGFFTHTSFAQLQELYHLFEKIAKYLHKVITRLMEFGYQRHLVELLTMVNLNGYYDPEKSKEDTNTSVQST; from the exons ATGAATTTTCATTCGAAATTCAGTCCCGAAAGCGCCGGGGTGTATGAATTAATCACAAAGCTTTGTGAAAACACAGCTGCTGAATATTGTGTTCAAAGCAGAGTGTCCCAAAAAGCATTGACTGCAAAACTGCGTTCTCAAGCTTACGAAATAATTTTGAAGAGGTCACCCTCAGAAATTCCAGAATCGAGTGTGGATCCTGTAATAGATCTATTATCTCACTACTTCGTATCACAACAAACTGCCAAAAATGTCGCGGAATACAAAAGATCGATTAAACTGAAGGAACTTGTAAACACAATTCGTTGTATGGATTTTGGCGATAAAACTGAATATGTTCACCAAGTACTGAAGTTGTTGAATTGCTTAAAAAATTCTGTGCCACAAGATTTGTCCACTGAAATGTACCAG AATCCTTTTTCTTTTGGACTCCTCAATGAAATGTTACCAAAACCAAAAATTGAAGTTTTTGGATCACCTGAGCCCTATCCATACTACCCACAGTATGTGTTTGAGCTACCTTACTCTGTCAAATGTTCAGCGTTTACACCAAACTATACATCTCAGTGTAACACGGAAGTCACCATTGAGCTCTTTAATTCCAGAGGTG CTCACCCTGAAAATCAGTCACAAAGTGGAACAGTGAAAACATTATTCAGTCCAATGACACTGCCATCAATGACGTCTACAGCATTTTCTCCATACTGTGACAGTGTGATGCTTAATTTTCCTCATCTGAAAAATCCACGAGATATACAAATATCTTGTTCACAATCGACTGAAACTAATGCTAAA GTCACATTAGCAAGTACAGAGATGGAGACAAAGGAAGTATTCCATAAACCAAACACTGTAGATATATGGGAGTTGGCATCACAAGTTGATAAAGACATACCTGAAGATATTTGGGACATTGTTG CCAAAATGCCCCAAACCAAAGAAAGGCAACTCATATCTACATCCATCAGAGAAGTAGCTCTATGGAGAAAGATTTACAGAAGTGACTTGCAGGATCTGAGCGTCATATCAGAAAAACAGTTCATAAGgcatataatgtatttaataa TTGGAGTAGAAACTGACTCTTTCAAGTTTAACGAAGAGTCGAAGAGTTTTAATATGAAAGATAACTTAGTTTTGGAGGGTATATCTAAAGAACATTTGAAGTCTTATGTCGCCCCATTACTTCTTGTTGGAACATTTTACAAGCGACTTTCTAATTTCGCTTTTCACCACACTGCAGAAGATTATTTTCATAGTAAGGGACTTGTTTTTGAG GCCGCACGAGAAGTAATCAGAAGATATCTCTTAGAGTTTCGCTTGCTCGCCACTTCCATATACGAAGAGAACTGCAGAAGTACGGAAGATCTCAACACGATGCCAACATTGATCCAAATCTTGTATCACATCAAACCGCTTCAGTATGAAATAGAAACTATCGCTTCTATTTATAAAGTGCTTGACatag attCGACGTCGATACCATTTGGCGCAGAGCTGATGTCGTATTTGTTTAATGAGATTTCCCTCGTGACACACAAGAGGACGGCACAGATTCTGTACAACTCCTTGTTTTACATATGCAGTGTCTATTTCAA ATTTATCGAAAGATTTATATTTGAAGGCGAGATAGACGACAATTATGGCGAATTCTTTATACGGAAGGACGCCTCATTTGTGAACTCCCGTTCCAAAAGATATTGGGACAAAGGTTTTCACATCACCTGCGGTGTTGCTATTCCGGATTTTTTGAGACAATTGACCTCTATTATATTGCTTTGCGGGAAATCGTTCCGGCTACTGAAACATTGTAACCCTAGT GATCCGTTAGTACTTCTCATATCATCAGACCATCCATCCGTACGTTGCTGTGCCAGTTTTGATGAGCTCGAACAACAACAGCAGTTGTTGGACGTTTATCGGACGAGGTGCTTGTTTGTGACCGGTGAACTGGTCACTTTCGAGCAAATTCTTTTGAAGCGGGAAGCGGAAAGGAAGGCTTTCACGGAAATGGCCTCGTTGAAACAAGCTGAAACTATGGAGAAGATTGTTG CTGAAAGAAAAAGGTTAGCACAACTCATTATAGCAGAGAAGCAACATTCTTTAAGAGTGTTAGAAGCAGCCATGGCTGAAGCTAAAGCCGCTAAGATTAAAGCTAAAAAACGGGAGAAAAAGATTTGTGAACTAGAAAAAGCTGTTGAAAAAGCCACTGAAGAAGTTGATTCTAAATTAAAAGACGATGAAAG gaGCAAAATGATggaatattattcaaaattaaatgtggaggtagaaaaaagtaaaatacacaCCGAATGGAAAATTAAACGTTTACAATTAGATCAAACACGAATGCAACTACTGTCGACAGAAGAAAGAAATTTAAAGCGAGAAAAGCTGGAGTTGGAACATCAACGCAATGAATCTGTAATGGCAATGTcaattcagagtgattttaaatCAGAGGATGATGTAGATAACCTTGATAACAACAATGGTGATGTCGAAGGTAACTCTAAAACAACAGATTCCACGCCTTCTATTGAAGTAATTGAAGAGTCCGAATGTCCTGATGTTTCTgaacagataaaaaataaacaaaaagcaCAAACATCGTCCGATGTGTTCAATGCCATATGTAATGTCGCCAAAAGCTTCTTTGGTGTTTCGAAATCTAAACCCGAAAATCCTTGTGATAATGAGATTGAGGTCGATGCACAAGGAAATGTTGTCACCACAGAAACTAATCCTAAGGATACAGGAACATCCAGTAATATTATTGGAGCCCAGTTAGATAATACCTTTGATAATCTACAATTTTTGGAAAGAAACCAAGAGGCTTTAAAGAACAAACAAAAAGTGTTGTCTCATGAGTTTGGACAAACTGACACTGAGAATAATCGGATAAGAAATCCTACATTAAAACAATCATCGCTAgatgaagaaaataatattgaagaGGAATGGTCACCTTACGTCGAAGCTAAAAAGAACAGACAGAAAGTTTTAGACGTTGAATTTGATATAGTCACACAAGATAAGATAGTCACAGAACCTAGAACTGAGGCACAAAAAGAAGCTTTGATCAATAAACAAAAAGTTCTAGGCGTCGAATACAATATACCAGCTTTAAAAGTTACAACTAAAGAGCCAGTTAATATTGCTCAAGAGGAAGCTATACGGAATAGGAGTAAAGTTTTGGGCTCAGAATATGAAGATCGTTTGAATTCAACGAAGAAGTATGACTCGGCAAGAAAATCTGGTTTGCGGTTAAACTTGAAACCTTACAGTGAAAGTTCGTTGAATTTGCAAAATCTCGCAGTCACTCCGAACCCTGGAGCGATAACTCCAGGAGAAATGTATTCAacg CTCGATCTAGAAACACCAACAACCGCTGAGATACCATTGGACTGCGGCATGACGAGCGATGTGTTCACACCGCGCAGTGAAGGAGGCAAAGATCTTGAGTCTGGCAAAGTTAAACCAGACAAAGAGTTTCTAACCTCAAACGGTTTTAACTTCTCAATAATAGTCGATGAGACAGCTGAATCTGAAGTCATTAATGACGTCCAAAATGACATTAGTCCAGAAAATTCACCTTCTAAAAGCGTTGATTCATCCGATATACCAATATTTAGCAAAAGAACTTCCATATTCAACATTATAGATGGATCATATAATTTAGAATCATTCGATCCGTTCGGGGTGAAACATTTGCAAAATTACTCTAAGGATTACTTTACTAATAAGTTAAATGATGAGGATTCTTTTTATACCCATCCAGCGATTATTATGGAAGAAGTTAAGAAAAGACCTTACAATAATATATTCGCATCGCATCGTGATATAGAAAAAGATGAGAATATTTGTTGGGAGAATAAGGCAACACTGACGGCGTGTTTACAAAGATCGGTAATGTTGCCACTCACATATCAACTGGAAGTTGTGAATAATTCAATATTAACTCATTTTCTGGTAAATTTGGACCTGTATGAACATTTGAGGAGTTTGAAGGATTACTTCTTTCTGATGGATGGAGAGTTTTCTAGAAGCATTTGTCACAATTTGTTCACGAAGTTGACGAAAACGCTAAACCCTCAGGAGTTGTTGAATTTTGCAACTTTGCACAATATTTTGGATAAGGCACTGGGATCGTCAATATCAc ACGTTCACAAATTTTCGGAAAACCTCTCTTTCACCATAACCGAGTCGCCACTCAGCTTCCAACACAGTTCGCCGGACGTCCTGCAATGTCTGTCGCTTACGTACAGCGTCAGCTGGCCCTTGAACATTATCCTGTCACAGGAAGCATTGCTGAGATATGCTAAAGTATTCCagtttttagttaaaatgaGACGGATATTTTGGGTGCTGAGCGAAGATTTCGAg TCCTTAAAACTAACGGCGAAATTATCAAAGCACCATTCTCGAAAGCTTTTGAAATCACCGCAATACATATCAGTGCAGATATATCGACACGTGATAGCGTCGTTGATAAGGGCTTTGGACAATTACATAGTCACGACTTGTATTTTGACGTCCTGGATGGAATTCGAGAAGGATCTGAAGAAAGCCAGAACACTCGACGACTTGTACGAATGCCACGTGGTTTACATCAAGAAGGTTCTCTTCAGGTGTCTCCTGAATAAAAGGTCGATGCCTGTAAACAGGATCCTGAATGATATCTTCACTATGGCGCTGAAGTTCAGCCGGGTTTTGAAAGCTGG CGAATGGCAACAAAAGGAGCCCAACGGTTTCTTCACCCACACAAGTTTCGCTCAGCTGCAGGAGTTGTACCACTTGTTCGAGAAGATTGCGAAGTATCTTCACAAGGTGATCACGAGGTTGATGGAGTTTGGGTATCAGCGGCATTTGGTGGAGCTGCTTACAATGGTGAACCTCAATGGGTATTACGATCCGGAGAAATCTAAAGAAGACACTAACACCAGTGTACAGTCGACGTGA